In Amycolatopsis methanolica 239, a single genomic region encodes these proteins:
- a CDS encoding xanthine dehydrogenase family protein molybdopterin-binding subunit encodes MSDAAPEFDGRGGRWVGASVPRREDPRLLTGRGRFVDDIQLPGTLHACFVRSTIAHGRITGIDLSATLAVDGVFAAYTAADLDLGDIVALLDRPPEEFATTAMPILAKEKVRFVGEPVALVVARDPYVAEDGAELAVVDYEPLGAIVSEDTALAQDAPLVHEEAPGNVLLNVSMFDTPGVDEAFADAGCVVEVVTRSGRQNALPLETRGVIASWDDHDDQLLVQMCTQVPHQVRTALARSLRVPERTVRVTVPDMGGGFGQKCVVGREEIAVAAAARRLNRPVKWIEDRREALTAGFLAREQRYRTRAAFDADGRITALDVDIVCDMGAYSCYPFTAGIEPLMASAEMPGVYQVPAYRVRARAITSNKAPTAPYRGVSRPQYVMAMERVMERAARELGIDPLEIRRRNLITQFPYTGVNAVTYDPGTYRESLDLAEATLRDEGWYEFRDKAAAEGRHIGIGFCCFSERTGYGSGAFAKRKMAVVPGFDISEIRMDTTGSVVVTSGTMNHGQSHETTLAQIVADRLGLHIDQVKLRQGDTERIAYGWGTFASRSVTIGGSAVALAATRLGELLCRIAAHLLDTQPDNVRLDGEGGVVQIDDPGRRASFEEIADVAYLRSNLLPKDVEPTLTATASFDVPGDGTFSNATHAVVVEADPGTGGITILRYACVEDCGVVIHPQVVDGQCRGGIAQGIAGALFEEVTYADNGEPSAASFIDYLVPTATEIPDITVSHLETPCAFTENGAKGAGEGGTIGAPAAVLNAINDALRHTGVELDTTPVHPQTVLAALDAAADPERSRPA; translated from the coding sequence ATGAGCGACGCAGCTCCCGAGTTCGACGGGCGAGGCGGACGCTGGGTCGGCGCCTCGGTGCCCCGGCGGGAAGACCCGCGTCTGCTCACCGGCCGGGGACGCTTCGTCGACGACATCCAGCTGCCCGGCACGCTGCACGCGTGCTTCGTCCGCTCGACGATCGCGCACGGCCGGATCACCGGGATCGACCTGTCGGCCACCCTGGCGGTCGACGGGGTCTTCGCCGCCTACACGGCGGCCGACCTCGACCTCGGCGACATCGTCGCGCTGCTGGACCGCCCGCCCGAGGAGTTCGCGACGACCGCGATGCCGATTCTCGCCAAGGAGAAGGTGCGGTTCGTCGGCGAACCGGTCGCGCTGGTCGTCGCCCGCGACCCCTACGTCGCCGAGGACGGCGCCGAACTGGCCGTGGTGGACTACGAGCCGCTCGGCGCGATCGTCTCCGAGGACACGGCGCTCGCTCAGGACGCGCCCCTGGTCCACGAGGAAGCGCCCGGCAACGTGCTGCTGAACGTGTCCATGTTCGACACCCCGGGAGTGGACGAGGCGTTCGCCGACGCCGGGTGCGTGGTCGAGGTCGTCACCCGCAGCGGACGGCAGAACGCCCTCCCGCTCGAAACGCGCGGGGTGATCGCGTCCTGGGACGACCACGACGACCAGCTGCTCGTGCAGATGTGCACCCAGGTCCCGCACCAGGTGCGCACCGCGCTCGCCCGCTCGCTGCGCGTGCCCGAGCGGACCGTGCGCGTCACCGTCCCGGACATGGGCGGCGGGTTCGGCCAGAAGTGCGTGGTCGGCCGGGAGGAGATCGCGGTCGCGGCCGCGGCCCGGCGCCTGAACCGGCCGGTCAAGTGGATCGAAGACCGGCGCGAGGCGCTGACGGCCGGGTTCCTGGCCAGGGAACAGCGCTACCGCACCCGCGCCGCGTTCGACGCCGACGGGCGCATCACCGCACTGGACGTCGACATCGTGTGCGACATGGGCGCCTACTCCTGCTACCCGTTCACCGCCGGGATCGAACCGCTGATGGCTTCGGCGGAGATGCCCGGCGTGTACCAGGTGCCCGCCTACCGGGTCCGGGCCCGCGCCATCACCAGCAACAAGGCGCCCACCGCACCCTACCGCGGCGTCAGCAGGCCGCAGTACGTGATGGCGATGGAACGGGTCATGGAGCGCGCCGCCCGCGAACTCGGCATCGATCCGCTGGAGATCCGGCGCCGCAACCTGATCACCCAGTTCCCCTACACCGGGGTCAACGCCGTCACCTACGACCCCGGCACCTACCGGGAATCCCTGGACCTGGCCGAAGCCACCCTGCGCGACGAGGGCTGGTACGAGTTCCGGGACAAGGCGGCCGCCGAGGGCAGGCACATCGGCATCGGGTTCTGCTGTTTCTCCGAGCGGACCGGGTACGGGTCGGGCGCCTTCGCCAAACGCAAGATGGCCGTGGTGCCCGGGTTCGACATCTCGGAGATCCGGATGGACACCACCGGCTCGGTCGTCGTCACCAGTGGCACCATGAACCACGGGCAGTCCCACGAGACGACGCTCGCGCAGATCGTCGCCGACCGGCTGGGGCTGCACATCGACCAGGTGAAGCTGCGCCAGGGCGACACCGAGCGCATCGCCTACGGGTGGGGGACCTTCGCGTCGCGGTCGGTGACCATCGGCGGTTCGGCCGTGGCGCTGGCGGCCACGCGGCTGGGTGAGCTGCTGTGCCGGATCGCGGCGCACCTGCTCGACACCCAGCCGGACAACGTCCGTCTCGACGGCGAGGGCGGAGTCGTGCAGATCGACGATCCGGGCCGGCGCGCGTCGTTCGAGGAGATCGCCGACGTCGCCTACCTGCGCAGCAACCTGCTGCCCAAGGACGTCGAGCCGACGCTCACGGCCACCGCGAGCTTCGACGTGCCCGGCGACGGCACCTTCTCCAACGCCACCCACGCCGTGGTCGTGGAAGCCGACCCGGGCACCGGCGGCATCACGATCCTGCGCTACGCGTGCGTGGAGGACTGCGGCGTGGTGATCCACCCGCAGGTCGTCGACGGGCAATGCCGCGGCGGGATCGCCCAGGGCATCGCGGGCGCGCTGTTCGAGGAGGTCACCTACGCCGACAACGGCGAACCGTCGGCCGCCAGCTTCATCGACTACCTGGTGCCGACCGCCACCGAGATCCCCGACATCACCGTGTCCCACCTGGAAACGCCGTGTGCCTTTACCGAGAACGGGGCCAAGGGCGCCGGGGAGGGCGGCACGATCGGCGCGCCGGCCGCGGTGCTCAACGCGATCAACGACGCGCTGCGCCACACCGGGGTCGAACTCGACACCACGCCGGTGCACCCGCAGACCGTGCTCGCCGCGCTCGACGCGGCAGCCGACCCGGAACGGAGCAGGCCCGCATGA